From Candidatus Saganbacteria bacterium, a single genomic window includes:
- a CDS encoding peptidoglycan DD-metalloendopeptidase family protein, with protein MQKEYFTFILIPHSSNKPTISLKVPRWLVHVVMFVFVTSVVVLVSSLVYSSHVTRKIVSYEDFKSKAAGQSKEVDKYSKKTDDLALSLREIDEKQNQIRKLLGLQERPSKISLIKDENAVNRDIGHKLNFLEKNVKESSNNIKELESLITEFRKRFANTPSIWPAYGKIVSKFGYRVFPWPSFHSGVDIDAHYGDAVRSSADGVVSYAGWRSGYGRTVVIDHHFGIETLYGHLSSFIVTDGQKVKKGQKIAYVGMTGSATGPHLHYEVIRNGAKINPIAYLNLSIINANIGR; from the coding sequence ATGCAAAAAGAATATTTTACTTTTATACTTATCCCGCATTCATCTAACAAGCCTACGATATCGCTTAAAGTTCCGCGCTGGCTGGTGCATGTTGTAATGTTCGTGTTTGTTACTTCTGTCGTCGTACTTGTTTCTTCACTGGTCTATTCCTCACATGTGACCAGAAAGATCGTCTCTTATGAAGACTTTAAATCCAAAGCAGCGGGACAAAGCAAAGAGGTCGATAAATACTCAAAAAAAACGGATGACCTGGCCCTTTCATTGCGCGAAATTGACGAAAAACAAAACCAGATCAGGAAATTACTGGGCCTGCAGGAGCGGCCAAGCAAGATAAGCCTGATAAAGGATGAAAACGCTGTCAATAGAGATATCGGCCATAAACTAAATTTTCTGGAAAAGAACGTGAAAGAAAGCAGCAATAATATAAAAGAGCTTGAATCGCTGATCACTGAATTCAGAAAAAGATTTGCGAACACGCCTTCGATATGGCCGGCATACGGGAAAATAGTCTCAAAATTCGGCTACAGAGTATTTCCCTGGCCCAGTTTTCACAGCGGTGTCGATATTGATGCGCACTACGGTGATGCAGTAAGGTCCTCTGCTGATGGTGTCGTGAGCTATGCGGGATGGAGGTCTGGATACGGCAGAACCGTTGTGATAGATCACCATTTCGGGATCGAGACTTTATACGGGCACCTGTCATCTTTTATAGTTACAGACGGGCAAAAGGTAAAAAAAGGCCAGAAGATCGCATATGTCGGGATGACGGGATCTGCCACCGGTCCGCATCTGCACTATGAAGTAATAAGGAACGGTGCTAAAATTAACCCCATAGCATATCTTAACTTAAGCATTATAAACGCGAATATTGGAAGGTGA